In Vanessa tameamea isolate UH-Manoa-2023 chromosome 25, ilVanTame1 primary haplotype, whole genome shotgun sequence, a single window of DNA contains:
- the LOC113401844 gene encoding myb-like protein X isoform X2, translating to MVSCGDLRTQYSIIETLLRWLLPRQDLAVRRDASTKWFPSNLYGSKAIDIFLRRPWQNFLRDARDFLNALNEASDDITSVLCRKFSVGKICLISGTDKKDYWIDLNTGSKCISMILEPKLLEVLGSTLSLCDALVINEDNTNTVQMHGGSEIHITLTVMDPRRMHPSNVLEGCDVTIAISSRSDLGKVDRVLRNIFDSKYQLLIDIKKCMELSPRSKHEGARRADTSGDEGRFSHPVDFQRGKHSGYIIRPRNPVSWQSPSTASTSSLAMLREKLTAFPGYRFDKEPVSVCALPQLSSVTEVSETDERYGSNASQSTLKIRPYGVCHKTYRTGADRTPLSDTESLKKRDDKTLCISPVINDDDNSISCLLVATIGSASDSVINDTLERLPKDKNIHTDNIVDMLAQEALNSTRNINNNKVDRGIITSEKNSQDNDCLKENESSINRTIEVKKSRINKKSKRVNNSTTTDESNTEVIEDTSHSVNVRNKYSINDCVVKQTYDIQAVEEFFSQHCVENRNGDLVISPTLAKKINETSSETSESFDFCPIMNAEADFNEIEIIECINEIVDTVCQDFENCSQYLNNDAEINNDTSNKKVLNKTVTRQDKTQEILKDNRKPIKEIKLKFKNTKRQVKTRGRKKTKLDTAIVKRMSPIIESDSVMEDTENGNNPDLKQSDDSETPLIKRKRKLYSPKDDHVLNERTGVHISETEEDTILSGIKRNDKTPKSLATSYKDIENLRRRSIRKLRDRKSKSVPSLSPRTKNMNDMFDNLKKTIEGEEKVVLASKKTRNKHYAVYNFTSDSEDEDFKTKKNVKNLSRTTTKSNVELRDRRRRSNAKVNYSELNNDSTDEQNNKNIKRKYVRQRTKKNERKSRILKPKNEMIDERMRKAAPEMLNTSLIIEQQNEEPVNPEPSHLEPQMEFMADENIYENTTVIKKKRSKRNKTDLSLKKAKTRQNKIISDISDRDKTESPLPGLIIEREQENKDADESISVLMLEKFKDICRDGTMPEIQELNNTQNLLSDLDHNNNSPKLNITNEFNNVNENQYNLTPVNKNKTEKVGKHIKTNESNNNWKILFKQDTINDRSESNIDIINISDRVDLISDRTIATIGKSPITGHGDCDESPPSTKHLKQSVLPRGLETQDLNQSMKDYFNKLTNELNEVYNNCSNNPSKSIEAIKIVEKSSAGTSANVFEKSPSVSIPRLSAKEISNWLPPRYNSVFGSHQSSDSDLSVRQTRSCTRKSNNDSNLNQKIKEKTTKGVYKSIISPVKLFGESNVKEKSVSSQGDDYVNHIKSLMTHKKEISKPNNSQPKPPKYELRKNKNVNENNSCSSKISVSTDLKDQRSGKRKSSPVFEVKKMRKIDDNNSTESVPESGPTCSSIQDWLKRNERAQLRGTEESMDLSLKDNLDNIIEKLDTTLVEIHHKTSKKFVSMFVETQKHLKELKEKRRQMFKETAMEVMSEVVKVMDTKFANFDRRSQELDDQFISDLKEKAQHLIHEDCKEKRVMVTLLKEDIQSVMQHVKRSD from the exons ATGGTATCGTGTGGTGATCTGAGGACCCAGTATAGCATAATTGAAACATTATTACGATGGCTTCTACCCCGCCAAGATTTAGCAGTTCGGAGGGATGCATCTACTAAATGGTTTCCAAGTAACTTATATGGGAGTAAAGCCATTGATATATTCTTAAGGCGACCATGGCAAAACTTTTTGAGg GATGCAAGGGATTTTCTAAATGCACTCAACGAAGCTAGTGATGATATCACTTCGGTGCTTTGCAGAAAATTTTCTGTaggaaaaatatgtttaatatct GGCACAGATAAGAAAGACTATTGGATTGATCTGAATACTGGTAGCAAATGTATATCCATGATCTTGGAACCCAAACTTTTAGAAGTTTTAGGCAGTACGCTGTCTCTTTGCGATGCGTTAGTTATTAATGAAGATAATACAAATACAGTTCAAATGCACGG TGGTTCGGAAATTCACATAACGCTGACGGTAATGGACCCTCGACGTATGCACCCGTCGAATGTTCTAGAAGGTTGTGACGTCACGATCGCAATAAGTAGCAGAAGTGATCTGGGAAAAGTGGATAGAGTTTTGAGAAACATCTTTGATAGTAAATATCAG TTactaatagatattaaaaaatgtatggaGTTATCACCTCGGAGTAAACACGAAGGGGCGCGAAGGGCAGATACATct GGCGATGAAGGGAGATTCTCACATCCTGTAGATTTTCAACGCGGAAAACATTCAG gTTACATAATTAGGCCCAGGAACCCAGTCTCATGGCAGTCACCATCTACCGCGTCGACTTCTTCACTGGCTATG CTACGCGAGAAACTAACAGCTTTCCCAGGGTACAGATTCGATAAAGAACCAGTGAGTGTTTGCGCTTTACCACAACTATCCAGTGTTACAGAAGTTAGCGAAACAGACGAACGATATGGTTCGAATGCATCTCAAAGTACACTGAAAATTCGGCCCTACGGCGTTTGTCATAAGACGTACAGGACCGGTGCAGATAGGACGCCTCTAAGTGATACAGAAAGTTTGAAAAAGAGAGATGATAAAACTCTATGTATTTCCCCTGtaattaatgatgatgataactCTATCAGCTGTCTTCTCGTAGCTACGATAGGATCTGCTAGTGATTCTGTTATAAATGACACGTTGGAACGTTTACCGaaggataaaaatatacatacagatAACATAGTTGATATGCTAGCACAGGAAGCTTTGAATTCTAcacgaaatattaataacaataaagttgATCGTGGTATCATAACAAGCGAAAAAAACTCACAGGATAACGATTGTCTGAAAGAAAATGAATCATCTATAAATAGAACAATTGAAGTTAAAAAatctagaataaataaaaagtcaaaacGAGTTAATAATTCAACCACTACCGATGAATCGAACACCGAAGTTATTGAAGACACTTCCCATTCTGTTAACGTTAGAAATAAATACTCAATCAACGATTGCGTTGTTAAGCAAACTTACGATATTCAAGCTGTAGAAGAGTTTTTCTCGCAGCATTGTGTAGAGAACAGGAACGGTGATTTAGTCATAAGTCCGACTTTAGCTAAGAAAATAAACGAGACGAGTTCGGAAACTAGTGAATCATTCGATTTCTGTCCTATAATGAATGCAGAAGCCGACTTcaatgaaatagaaattattgaatgtatcaATGAAATTGTTGATACTGTTTGTCAAGACTTTGAAAACTGTTCccaatatttgaataatgatgcagaaataaataatgatacaagcaataaaaaagtgttaaataaaactgtCACACGTCAAGACAAAactcaagaaatattaaaagataatcgGAAaccaattaaagaaataaaacttaagtttaaaaatacaaagagaCAAGTTAAAACGCGTGGCAGAAAGAAAACTAAATTAGATACAGCGATAGTTAAGAGGATGTCCCCCATAATAGAAAGTGATAGCGTAATGGAAGATACAGAAAACGGAAATAATCCTGATCTAAAACAATCAGATGATTCCGAAACTCCATTAATAAAACggaaaagaaaattgtattctCCAAAAGACGATCACGTGTTAAATGAAAGAACTGGTGTTCATATATCTGAAACTGAAGAAGATACTATTCTATCCGGTATTAAAAGAAATGATAAAACACCCAAGTCTTTGGCAACCTCCTACAAGGATATAGAGAATTTACGTCGCAGGTCGATAAGGAAATTACGTGATCGCAAATCTAAGAGTGTTCCATCGCTTTCGCCTCGAACTAAAAACATGAATGATATGTTTGATAATCTGAAAAAAACCATAGAAGGAGAAGAAAAAGTTGTTTTAGCTAGTAAAAAAACCAGAAACAAACATTATGCTGTGTATAATTTTACCAGCGATAGTGAGGATGaggattttaaaacaaaaaagaatgtaAAAAATCTTTCTAGAACAACAACTAAAAGTAATGTAGAATTAAGAGATCGACGTAGACGAAGCAATGCAAAGGTCAACTATTCTGAATTAAACAATGATTCCACAgatgaacaaaataataaaaatataaaacgcaaaTACGTTCGGcagagaacaaaaaaaaatgaacgaaAGTCGAGAATATTGAAACCGAAAAACGAGATGATTGACGAACGAATGAGAAAGGCAGCCCCAGAAATGTTAAACACATCTTTAATAATTGAACAACAGAATGAAGAACCGGTTAACCCGGAACCGTCTCACCTCGAGCCACAAATGGAATTTATGGctgatgaaaatatatatgaaaacacAACAGTCATCAAGAAGAAGAGATCTAAGCGAAATAAAACAGATTTATCTTTGAAAAAAGCAAAAACTagacagaataaaataatttcagataTTAGTGATAGGGATAAAACAGAAAGTCCTTTGCCAGGGCTCATTATCGAAAGAGAACAGGAAAACAAAGATGCAGATGAATCTATCTCAGTACTGATGCTTGagaaatttaaagatatatgcAGAGACGGTACTATGCCGGAGATACAAGAGCTAAACAATACTCAGAATTTATTGTCAGATTTAGACCATAATAACAACAGTCCcaaattaaacataacaaacgaatttaataatgttaatgaaaATCAATATAACTTAAcacctgtaaataaaaataaaactgaaaaagttggaaaacatataaaaacaaatgagagCAATAATAATTGGAAGATACTTTTTAAACAAGATACTATTAACGACAGATCTGAATCAAATAttgacataattaatatatcagatCGCGTCGATTTAATTTCCGATAGGACAATAGCTACGATAGGAAAATCACCGATAACAGGACACGGAGACTGTGATGAATCACCGCCAAGTACAAAACATCTAAAACAATCTGTACTACCTAGAGGCTTAGAAACGCAGGATCTAAATCAATCTatgaaagattattttaataaactaacaaaTGAACTAAACGAAGTATACAATAACTGTTCTAATAATCCTAGTAAATCAATAGAAGCTATAAAAATTGTTGAAAAATCATCAGCTGGAACATCAGCCAATGTATTTGAAAAATCTCCTTCCGTATCTATACCGAGACTGTCCGCAAAGGAAATAAGCAATTGGTTACCACCACGCTACAATTCTGTTTTTGGATCCCACCAAAGTTCAGACAGCGACTTGTCTGTTCGTCAAACTAGAAGTTGTACGAGAAAAAGTAACAACGATTCGAATTTGaatcaaaaaattaaagaaaagacTACAAAGGGAGTCTACAAATCGATAATATCTCCAGTGAAACTGTTCGGCGAGTCAAACGTCAAAGAAAAATCGGTTTCGTCTCAAGGTGACGATTACGTTAACCacataaaaagtttaatgaCACATAAGAAGGAAATATCTAAACCGAACAATTCTCAACCGAAACCGCCAAAATACGAATTGCgcaaaaacaaaaatgtcaaTGAAAACAATTCTTGTAGTTCTAAAATCAGCGTTTCGACTGATTTAAAAGATCAGAGATCTGGTAAAAGGAAATCATCTCCTGTTTTTGAAGTCAAGAAAATGAGGAAAATTGATGACAATAATAGTACAGAGAGTGTTCCTGAAAGTGGTCCGACTTGTTCTAGTATACAAGATTGGCTGAAAAGGAATGAACGTGCGCAACTTAGAGGCACAG AGGAAAGTATGGATTTATCTCTGAAAGATAATTTGGACAATATAATAGAGAAGTTAGACACGACGTTAGTTGAAATTCATCACAAAACAAGTAAAAA atttgtaAGTATGTTCGTGGAGACacagaaacatttaaaagaatTGAAGGAGAAACGACGCCAAATGTTCAAAGAGACTGCTATGGAGGTGATGTCGGAGGTAGTCAAAGTAATGGACACGAAATTTGCTAATTTTGACCGAAG ATCTCAGGAGCTCGATGACCAGTTTATATCTGATCTCAAAGAAAAGGCACAACATCTTATCCATGAGGACTGCAAAGAGAAACGGGTTATGGTAACATTACTAAAGGAAGATATACAATCAGTCATGCAACATGTAAAGAGGTCGGACTGA
- the LOC113401844 gene encoding myb-like protein X isoform X1, whose translation MDVSKLLKNVNNLNDYISATQDLITKFLNSKIQFNMSTVLALNKIRSLEIEYFNKCDENGAALKILELMLHSPPSKTWGLLGKELISLMQYWLDALRKHLIVHNNHWWNFLSVLLKFMQEICLKNRTINDILVQETAECLLDISTRNQPNLAQRYKIIQCLNKFCAESSREVRYGLKMKFEIYFIKLSRIMVSCGDLRTQYSIIETLLRWLLPRQDLAVRRDASTKWFPSNLYGSKAIDIFLRRPWQNFLRDARDFLNALNEASDDITSVLCRKFSVGKICLISGTDKKDYWIDLNTGSKCISMILEPKLLEVLGSTLSLCDALVINEDNTNTVQMHGGSEIHITLTVMDPRRMHPSNVLEGCDVTIAISSRSDLGKVDRVLRNIFDSKYQLLIDIKKCMELSPRSKHEGARRADTSGDEGRFSHPVDFQRGKHSGYIIRPRNPVSWQSPSTASTSSLAMLREKLTAFPGYRFDKEPVSVCALPQLSSVTEVSETDERYGSNASQSTLKIRPYGVCHKTYRTGADRTPLSDTESLKKRDDKTLCISPVINDDDNSISCLLVATIGSASDSVINDTLERLPKDKNIHTDNIVDMLAQEALNSTRNINNNKVDRGIITSEKNSQDNDCLKENESSINRTIEVKKSRINKKSKRVNNSTTTDESNTEVIEDTSHSVNVRNKYSINDCVVKQTYDIQAVEEFFSQHCVENRNGDLVISPTLAKKINETSSETSESFDFCPIMNAEADFNEIEIIECINEIVDTVCQDFENCSQYLNNDAEINNDTSNKKVLNKTVTRQDKTQEILKDNRKPIKEIKLKFKNTKRQVKTRGRKKTKLDTAIVKRMSPIIESDSVMEDTENGNNPDLKQSDDSETPLIKRKRKLYSPKDDHVLNERTGVHISETEEDTILSGIKRNDKTPKSLATSYKDIENLRRRSIRKLRDRKSKSVPSLSPRTKNMNDMFDNLKKTIEGEEKVVLASKKTRNKHYAVYNFTSDSEDEDFKTKKNVKNLSRTTTKSNVELRDRRRRSNAKVNYSELNNDSTDEQNNKNIKRKYVRQRTKKNERKSRILKPKNEMIDERMRKAAPEMLNTSLIIEQQNEEPVNPEPSHLEPQMEFMADENIYENTTVIKKKRSKRNKTDLSLKKAKTRQNKIISDISDRDKTESPLPGLIIEREQENKDADESISVLMLEKFKDICRDGTMPEIQELNNTQNLLSDLDHNNNSPKLNITNEFNNVNENQYNLTPVNKNKTEKVGKHIKTNESNNNWKILFKQDTINDRSESNIDIINISDRVDLISDRTIATIGKSPITGHGDCDESPPSTKHLKQSVLPRGLETQDLNQSMKDYFNKLTNELNEVYNNCSNNPSKSIEAIKIVEKSSAGTSANVFEKSPSVSIPRLSAKEISNWLPPRYNSVFGSHQSSDSDLSVRQTRSCTRKSNNDSNLNQKIKEKTTKGVYKSIISPVKLFGESNVKEKSVSSQGDDYVNHIKSLMTHKKEISKPNNSQPKPPKYELRKNKNVNENNSCSSKISVSTDLKDQRSGKRKSSPVFEVKKMRKIDDNNSTESVPESGPTCSSIQDWLKRNERAQLRGTEESMDLSLKDNLDNIIEKLDTTLVEIHHKTSKKFVSMFVETQKHLKELKEKRRQMFKETAMEVMSEVVKVMDTKFANFDRRSQELDDQFISDLKEKAQHLIHEDCKEKRVMVTLLKEDIQSVMQHVKRSD comes from the exons atggaTGTTAGCAAGTTGTTAAAAAATGTGAACAATCTGAACGATTATATATCCGCAACACaagatttaataacaaaatttttaaactcGAAAATTCAATTCAACATGTCGACTGTACtagcattaaataaaattagatcaCTTGAAATAGAA tattttaataagtgtGATGAAAATGGTGCGGCGTTAAAAATACTAGAACTTATGTTGCACTCGCCACCGTCCAAAACATGGGGTCTGCTTGGAAAAGAGCTAATTTCCTTGATGCAATATTGGCTGGATGCTCTTCGCAAGCATCTGATAGTGCACAATAACCACTGGTGGAATTTTTTGAGCGTATTATTGAAGTTTATGCAG gaaatatgtttaaaaaatcgcACAATAAATGATATCCTAGTTCAAGAAACAGCAGAATGTTTATTAGATATATCAACAAGAAATCAACCAAACCTAGCCCAGAGATACAAGATAATTCAGTGTTTGAATAAATTCTGTGCAGAGTCTAGTAGGGAAGTCAGATATGGActgaaaatgaaatttgaaatttattt cATAAAACTGTCAAGAATAATGGTATCGTGTGGTGATCTGAGGACCCAGTATAGCATAATTGAAACATTATTACGATGGCTTCTACCCCGCCAAGATTTAGCAGTTCGGAGGGATGCATCTACTAAATGGTTTCCAAGTAACTTATATGGGAGTAAAGCCATTGATATATTCTTAAGGCGACCATGGCAAAACTTTTTGAGg GATGCAAGGGATTTTCTAAATGCACTCAACGAAGCTAGTGATGATATCACTTCGGTGCTTTGCAGAAAATTTTCTGTaggaaaaatatgtttaatatct GGCACAGATAAGAAAGACTATTGGATTGATCTGAATACTGGTAGCAAATGTATATCCATGATCTTGGAACCCAAACTTTTAGAAGTTTTAGGCAGTACGCTGTCTCTTTGCGATGCGTTAGTTATTAATGAAGATAATACAAATACAGTTCAAATGCACGG TGGTTCGGAAATTCACATAACGCTGACGGTAATGGACCCTCGACGTATGCACCCGTCGAATGTTCTAGAAGGTTGTGACGTCACGATCGCAATAAGTAGCAGAAGTGATCTGGGAAAAGTGGATAGAGTTTTGAGAAACATCTTTGATAGTAAATATCAG TTactaatagatattaaaaaatgtatggaGTTATCACCTCGGAGTAAACACGAAGGGGCGCGAAGGGCAGATACATct GGCGATGAAGGGAGATTCTCACATCCTGTAGATTTTCAACGCGGAAAACATTCAG gTTACATAATTAGGCCCAGGAACCCAGTCTCATGGCAGTCACCATCTACCGCGTCGACTTCTTCACTGGCTATG CTACGCGAGAAACTAACAGCTTTCCCAGGGTACAGATTCGATAAAGAACCAGTGAGTGTTTGCGCTTTACCACAACTATCCAGTGTTACAGAAGTTAGCGAAACAGACGAACGATATGGTTCGAATGCATCTCAAAGTACACTGAAAATTCGGCCCTACGGCGTTTGTCATAAGACGTACAGGACCGGTGCAGATAGGACGCCTCTAAGTGATACAGAAAGTTTGAAAAAGAGAGATGATAAAACTCTATGTATTTCCCCTGtaattaatgatgatgataactCTATCAGCTGTCTTCTCGTAGCTACGATAGGATCTGCTAGTGATTCTGTTATAAATGACACGTTGGAACGTTTACCGaaggataaaaatatacatacagatAACATAGTTGATATGCTAGCACAGGAAGCTTTGAATTCTAcacgaaatattaataacaataaagttgATCGTGGTATCATAACAAGCGAAAAAAACTCACAGGATAACGATTGTCTGAAAGAAAATGAATCATCTATAAATAGAACAATTGAAGTTAAAAAatctagaataaataaaaagtcaaaacGAGTTAATAATTCAACCACTACCGATGAATCGAACACCGAAGTTATTGAAGACACTTCCCATTCTGTTAACGTTAGAAATAAATACTCAATCAACGATTGCGTTGTTAAGCAAACTTACGATATTCAAGCTGTAGAAGAGTTTTTCTCGCAGCATTGTGTAGAGAACAGGAACGGTGATTTAGTCATAAGTCCGACTTTAGCTAAGAAAATAAACGAGACGAGTTCGGAAACTAGTGAATCATTCGATTTCTGTCCTATAATGAATGCAGAAGCCGACTTcaatgaaatagaaattattgaatgtatcaATGAAATTGTTGATACTGTTTGTCAAGACTTTGAAAACTGTTCccaatatttgaataatgatgcagaaataaataatgatacaagcaataaaaaagtgttaaataaaactgtCACACGTCAAGACAAAactcaagaaatattaaaagataatcgGAAaccaattaaagaaataaaacttaagtttaaaaatacaaagagaCAAGTTAAAACGCGTGGCAGAAAGAAAACTAAATTAGATACAGCGATAGTTAAGAGGATGTCCCCCATAATAGAAAGTGATAGCGTAATGGAAGATACAGAAAACGGAAATAATCCTGATCTAAAACAATCAGATGATTCCGAAACTCCATTAATAAAACggaaaagaaaattgtattctCCAAAAGACGATCACGTGTTAAATGAAAGAACTGGTGTTCATATATCTGAAACTGAAGAAGATACTATTCTATCCGGTATTAAAAGAAATGATAAAACACCCAAGTCTTTGGCAACCTCCTACAAGGATATAGAGAATTTACGTCGCAGGTCGATAAGGAAATTACGTGATCGCAAATCTAAGAGTGTTCCATCGCTTTCGCCTCGAACTAAAAACATGAATGATATGTTTGATAATCTGAAAAAAACCATAGAAGGAGAAGAAAAAGTTGTTTTAGCTAGTAAAAAAACCAGAAACAAACATTATGCTGTGTATAATTTTACCAGCGATAGTGAGGATGaggattttaaaacaaaaaagaatgtaAAAAATCTTTCTAGAACAACAACTAAAAGTAATGTAGAATTAAGAGATCGACGTAGACGAAGCAATGCAAAGGTCAACTATTCTGAATTAAACAATGATTCCACAgatgaacaaaataataaaaatataaaacgcaaaTACGTTCGGcagagaacaaaaaaaaatgaacgaaAGTCGAGAATATTGAAACCGAAAAACGAGATGATTGACGAACGAATGAGAAAGGCAGCCCCAGAAATGTTAAACACATCTTTAATAATTGAACAACAGAATGAAGAACCGGTTAACCCGGAACCGTCTCACCTCGAGCCACAAATGGAATTTATGGctgatgaaaatatatatgaaaacacAACAGTCATCAAGAAGAAGAGATCTAAGCGAAATAAAACAGATTTATCTTTGAAAAAAGCAAAAACTagacagaataaaataatttcagataTTAGTGATAGGGATAAAACAGAAAGTCCTTTGCCAGGGCTCATTATCGAAAGAGAACAGGAAAACAAAGATGCAGATGAATCTATCTCAGTACTGATGCTTGagaaatttaaagatatatgcAGAGACGGTACTATGCCGGAGATACAAGAGCTAAACAATACTCAGAATTTATTGTCAGATTTAGACCATAATAACAACAGTCCcaaattaaacataacaaacgaatttaataatgttaatgaaaATCAATATAACTTAAcacctgtaaataaaaataaaactgaaaaagttggaaaacatataaaaacaaatgagagCAATAATAATTGGAAGATACTTTTTAAACAAGATACTATTAACGACAGATCTGAATCAAATAttgacataattaatatatcagatCGCGTCGATTTAATTTCCGATAGGACAATAGCTACGATAGGAAAATCACCGATAACAGGACACGGAGACTGTGATGAATCACCGCCAAGTACAAAACATCTAAAACAATCTGTACTACCTAGAGGCTTAGAAACGCAGGATCTAAATCAATCTatgaaagattattttaataaactaacaaaTGAACTAAACGAAGTATACAATAACTGTTCTAATAATCCTAGTAAATCAATAGAAGCTATAAAAATTGTTGAAAAATCATCAGCTGGAACATCAGCCAATGTATTTGAAAAATCTCCTTCCGTATCTATACCGAGACTGTCCGCAAAGGAAATAAGCAATTGGTTACCACCACGCTACAATTCTGTTTTTGGATCCCACCAAAGTTCAGACAGCGACTTGTCTGTTCGTCAAACTAGAAGTTGTACGAGAAAAAGTAACAACGATTCGAATTTGaatcaaaaaattaaagaaaagacTACAAAGGGAGTCTACAAATCGATAATATCTCCAGTGAAACTGTTCGGCGAGTCAAACGTCAAAGAAAAATCGGTTTCGTCTCAAGGTGACGATTACGTTAACCacataaaaagtttaatgaCACATAAGAAGGAAATATCTAAACCGAACAATTCTCAACCGAAACCGCCAAAATACGAATTGCgcaaaaacaaaaatgtcaaTGAAAACAATTCTTGTAGTTCTAAAATCAGCGTTTCGACTGATTTAAAAGATCAGAGATCTGGTAAAAGGAAATCATCTCCTGTTTTTGAAGTCAAGAAAATGAGGAAAATTGATGACAATAATAGTACAGAGAGTGTTCCTGAAAGTGGTCCGACTTGTTCTAGTATACAAGATTGGCTGAAAAGGAATGAACGTGCGCAACTTAGAGGCACAG AGGAAAGTATGGATTTATCTCTGAAAGATAATTTGGACAATATAATAGAGAAGTTAGACACGACGTTAGTTGAAATTCATCACAAAACAAGTAAAAA atttgtaAGTATGTTCGTGGAGACacagaaacatttaaaagaatTGAAGGAGAAACGACGCCAAATGTTCAAAGAGACTGCTATGGAGGTGATGTCGGAGGTAGTCAAAGTAATGGACACGAAATTTGCTAATTTTGACCGAAG ATCTCAGGAGCTCGATGACCAGTTTATATCTGATCTCAAAGAAAAGGCACAACATCTTATCCATGAGGACTGCAAAGAGAAACGGGTTATGGTAACATTACTAAAGGAAGATATACAATCAGTCATGCAACATGTAAAGAGGTCGGACTGA
- the Glct gene encoding ceramide glucosyltransferase, translating to MMPMVYTVYGFAIFFMIAWICLWLIHIMALSYSKWKLHRTVDRSPPEQPYLGVSILKPLTGVDPNLFSNLETYFTLDYPTYELLFCVENEHDPAVMLVNSLMQKFPQVDARLFVGGLCVGVNPKINNMQPAYLAAKYPLILVSDSGIRMREDTLLDMVQHMKEDVAIVHQLPFVCDADGFAAVYEKVYFGTAQARMYLGADFLGINCHVGMSSLVRRCALEEAGGLAAFGEYLAEDYFMAKAVVSRGWRMRVASLPAQQNSGAKSVGALQARLKRWARLRIAMVPTTALLEPLSECLPLGAGAAWAAGELFGAEPLPFFLVHVLVWFLSDWLMLRSVQNGSPPITKVEFLLGWVWSECCAPFVLAAALLNPEISWRTRSYRLDWGGRAHELKPKLKF from the coding sequence ATGATGCCTATGGTGTATACAGTGTATGgttttgctatattttttatgattgcgTGGATTTGTTTGTGGTTAATTCATATAATGGCTCTGTCATATTCGAAGTGGAAATTGCACCGGACTGTGGACCGGTCGCCACCGGAACAACCATATCTCGGAGTTTCTATCTTGAAGCCTCTCACCGGAGTCGATCCTAACTTGTTTTCAAACCTGGAAACGTATTTTACGTTAGACTACCCGACCTACGAGTTGCTCTTTTGTGTGGAAAACGAGCACGACCCAGCTGTGATGCTCGTAAACAGTCTAATGCAGAAGTTTCCTCAAGTGGATGCAAGATTATTCGTAGGTGGATTGTGTGTTGGTGTGAAtcctaaaattaataacatgcaGCCGGCGTACTTGGCGGCAAAGTATCCGTTAATATTAGTGAGTGATTCCGGTATCCGCATGCGAGAGGACACATTACTGGACATGGTCCAGCATATGAAGGAAGATGTTGCGATTGTACATCAATTGCCGTTTGTTTGTGATGCCGACGGTTTCGCGGCTGTGTACGAGAAGGTGTACTTCGGCACAGCGCAGGCGCGTATGTATCTCGGCGCCGACTTTCTCGGTATCAATTGTCACGTTGGTATGTCGTCGCTGGTACGAAGATGCGCACTGGAGGAAGCCGGTGGCCTAGCAGCATTCGGCGAGTATTTGGCCGAAGATTATTTTATGGCCAAGGCTGTTGTATCTCGAGGGTGGCGTATGCGTGTAGCATCGTTGCCGGCACAGCAAAATAGTGGCGCGAAATCGGTGGGTGCGCTTCAAGCGCGTCTCAAGCGCTGGGCGCGATTACGTATAGCGATGGTGCCGACGACAGCTCTACTAGAACCGCTGAGTGAGTGTCTCCCCCTCGGCGCTGGCGCCGCATGGGCTGCAGGAGAGCTCTTCGGTGCGGAGCCTCTACCCTTCTTCTTAGTGCATGTGCTAGTGTGGTTCTTATCGGACTGGTTAATGTTGCGTTCAGTGCAAAATGGCTCGCCTCCTATTACGAAAGTTGAGTTTCTGCTCGGGTGGGTGTGGAGCGAGTGCTGCGCGCCATTCGTGCTGGCTGCGGCACTGCTTAACCCTGAGATATCGTGGCGGACTCGCAGTTATCGACTGGACTGGGGCGGCCGCGCCCATGAGCTCAAACCAAAACTTAAATTTTGA